In Streptomyces sp. NBC_01439, the following are encoded in one genomic region:
- a CDS encoding outer membrane protein assembly factor BamB family protein, translating to MTELPQPPNQLPNQPSTPSGYGHLPGPPQQGYGFPPQGENPYAQQPGYPPQPPTVPQQWPAGPGGSAGQGGPGPGAASAKKNKLIVLVAAAAATVLALGGVGYVAFSGGDGDPEPVAQQPADAKPSSTPPVDKGDGNGDGGAGPQTDLNAGRKQGEDKALWLKTTKIDGPGMGVDAAGQWVIGDTVVKSLWRNLTGYSVTDGKEKWTLPFPAQICSVAPQTTAEGRTLVMYRDGEGENTSCNQLRVVDLKTGKEVWSKQVPSEGVFDIFTSPTLSMTGDTVTVSRGGTASAFKISNGDKLFANPLGDGCNPDSYEAGNGKMIALATCSDEDSTAEVHGIDPVTGAKGWAYRLPAKFKVTSIYSVNPTVIDIGNEQTKQRSIVVLGPDGKQTATLAGEGSFAVGCGDTGLFRSLATCPSAVVDANTLYLPTAAGTGKANEIVAFDLATGKDKWRVPAGDKRTLTPLKAVNGQLIAYRKAEEEQGGEVLSIPAAGGTPTALLRHPSGAAAPIERTFTLPELDYVDGRFFISSTHLRAQGQDEKLLMVFGK from the coding sequence ATGACCGAGCTGCCCCAGCCGCCGAACCAGCTGCCGAACCAGCCGTCGACGCCTTCCGGTTACGGGCACCTGCCCGGTCCGCCGCAGCAGGGGTACGGGTTCCCGCCGCAGGGTGAGAACCCGTACGCGCAGCAGCCCGGGTACCCGCCGCAGCCGCCGACCGTGCCGCAGCAGTGGCCGGCCGGTCCGGGCGGTTCGGCCGGCCAGGGCGGCCCCGGTCCGGGTGCTGCATCGGCGAAGAAGAACAAGCTGATCGTGCTGGTCGCCGCCGCCGCGGCGACCGTCCTGGCCCTCGGGGGCGTCGGTTACGTGGCCTTCTCCGGCGGCGACGGGGATCCGGAGCCGGTCGCACAGCAGCCCGCCGACGCCAAGCCCTCCAGCACCCCTCCGGTGGACAAGGGCGACGGCAACGGGGACGGCGGCGCCGGTCCGCAGACGGACCTCAACGCCGGCCGCAAGCAGGGCGAGGACAAGGCCCTCTGGCTCAAGACCACCAAGATCGACGGCCCCGGCATGGGCGTCGACGCCGCCGGCCAGTGGGTCATCGGCGACACCGTGGTCAAGAGCCTCTGGAGGAACCTCACCGGCTACTCGGTCACCGACGGCAAGGAGAAGTGGACACTCCCCTTCCCCGCACAGATCTGCTCCGTCGCCCCGCAGACCACGGCCGAGGGCAGGACCCTCGTCATGTACCGCGACGGCGAGGGGGAGAACACCTCCTGCAACCAGCTGCGCGTGGTCGACCTCAAGACGGGCAAGGAGGTCTGGTCGAAGCAGGTGCCCAGCGAGGGGGTCTTCGACATCTTCACCAGCCCCACCCTGTCCATGACCGGGGACACCGTCACCGTCAGCCGCGGAGGCACCGCCAGCGCCTTCAAGATCAGCAACGGTGACAAGCTCTTCGCGAACCCCCTGGGCGACGGCTGCAACCCGGACTCCTACGAGGCCGGCAACGGAAAGATGATCGCCCTCGCCACCTGCTCGGACGAGGACTCCACCGCAGAGGTCCACGGCATCGACCCCGTCACCGGCGCGAAGGGCTGGGCCTACCGGCTCCCCGCGAAGTTCAAGGTCACCAGCATCTACTCGGTGAACCCGACCGTCATCGACATCGGCAACGAGCAGACGAAGCAGCGCTCCATCGTGGTCCTGGGGCCCGACGGGAAGCAGACCGCCACCCTCGCCGGCGAGGGCAGCTTCGCCGTCGGCTGCGGCGACACCGGCCTCTTCCGGTCGCTGGCGACCTGCCCCTCGGCCGTCGTCGACGCGAACACCCTCTACCTGCCCACCGCGGCGGGGACCGGCAAGGCCAACGAGATCGTCGCCTTCGACCTGGCCACCGGCAAGGACAAGTGGCGGGTCCCGGCCGGGGACAAGCGCACGCTCACTCCGCTCAAGGCCGTGAACGGGCAGCTGATCGCCTACCGGAAGGCCGAGGAGGAGCAGGGCGGCGAGGTCCTGTCCATCCCGGCCGCCGGCGGCACCCCGACCGCCCTCCTGCGCCACCCCTCGGGCGCCGCGGCCCCGATCGAGAGGACCTTCACCCTCCCGGAGCTGGACTACGTGGACGGACGGTTCTTCATCTCCTCCACCCACCTGCGGGCCCAGGGCCAGGACGAGAAGCTCCTGATGGTCTTCGGCAAGTGA
- a CDS encoding outer membrane protein assembly factor BamB family protein yields MTELPQPPNQPPAPSGYGHLPGPPQQGYGFPPQGENPYAQQPAYPPQPPTVAQQRPAGPGGPGSGSGPASSKKNKPIVLVAAAVAAALVLGGVGYAAFSGDDGDPEPVAQQPADAEPSGSPSVDKGDGKGDHEDLKADFNAGRKQGEDKVLWLKTIKVNGPGAGVFSKGHWIFGDTIAKPVGKTITGYAVADGKEKWTINFPGQICGTTNGKTTDDGKAVFMYRNGDSDDADCNQIQMIDLKAGKAGWSKQVSKESTFDVFLDAELALTGDTVTVNRLTRATAFRVSTGDQLFASPAEGCIPGRYAAGSGKLLGIATCFDADATVEIQDADPVTGKKNWTHRLPKGWRVNRVYSLDPIVLHIEDESTNERPIVVLGPDGQKRATLSAEGKFSIHCSSAHDDTLQGCATAVADAGTLYLPTTVDLGEANEIVAFDLTTGKAKWRVPAGKARTIVPLKAANGQLIAYRKAEMDQGGEVLSIPAAGGTPTTLLRHPSGPSAPVESTFFSPKVDYVDGRFFISTYRLLAQDTEEKLLMAFGK; encoded by the coding sequence ATGACCGAGCTGCCCCAGCCGCCGAACCAGCCGCCGGCGCCTTCCGGTTACGGGCACCTGCCCGGTCCGCCGCAGCAGGGGTACGGGTTCCCGCCGCAGGGCGAGAACCCGTACGCGCAGCAGCCCGCGTACCCGCCGCAGCCGCCGACCGTGGCGCAGCAGCGGCCGGCGGGCCCGGGCGGCCCCGGTTCCGGTTCGGGCCCGGCGTCGTCGAAGAAGAACAAGCCGATCGTGCTGGTCGCCGCTGCGGTGGCCGCCGCGCTGGTCCTCGGGGGCGTCGGCTACGCGGCCTTCTCCGGCGACGACGGGGACCCGGAGCCGGTCGCACAGCAGCCCGCCGACGCTGAGCCCTCCGGTTCTCCTTCGGTGGACAAGGGCGACGGCAAGGGTGACCACGAAGACCTGAAGGCGGACTTCAACGCCGGCCGCAAGCAGGGCGAGGACAAGGTCCTCTGGCTCAAGACCATCAAGGTCAACGGCCCCGGCGCCGGGGTGTTCAGCAAGGGCCACTGGATCTTCGGCGACACCATCGCCAAGCCCGTCGGCAAGACGATCACCGGCTACGCGGTCGCCGACGGCAAGGAGAAGTGGACGATCAACTTCCCTGGCCAGATCTGCGGTACGACGAACGGCAAGACCACCGACGACGGCAAGGCCGTCTTCATGTACCGCAACGGCGACTCGGACGACGCCGACTGCAACCAGATCCAAATGATCGACCTCAAGGCGGGCAAGGCGGGCTGGTCGAAGCAAGTGTCCAAGGAGAGCACCTTCGACGTGTTCCTCGACGCCGAACTGGCCCTGACCGGGGACACCGTCACGGTCAACCGGCTCACCCGCGCCACCGCCTTCCGGGTCAGCACCGGCGACCAGCTCTTCGCCAGCCCGGCCGAGGGTTGCATACCCGGCCGCTACGCCGCCGGCAGCGGCAAGCTGCTCGGCATCGCCACCTGCTTCGACGCCGACGCGACCGTCGAGATCCAGGACGCCGACCCGGTCACCGGCAAGAAGAACTGGACCCACCGCCTGCCCAAGGGCTGGAGGGTCAACCGGGTCTACTCCCTCGACCCGATCGTCCTCCACATCGAGGACGAGTCCACGAACGAGCGGCCCATCGTCGTCCTCGGCCCCGACGGCCAGAAGCGCGCCACGCTCTCCGCCGAGGGCAAGTTCTCGATCCATTGCAGCTCTGCCCACGACGACACCCTGCAGGGCTGCGCCACCGCCGTCGCCGACGCGGGCACCCTTTACCTGCCCACCACGGTCGACCTCGGCGAGGCCAACGAGATCGTCGCCTTCGACCTGACCACCGGCAAGGCCAAGTGGCGCGTCCCGGCGGGCAAAGCACGCACCATCGTCCCGCTCAAAGCTGCGAACGGGCAGCTGATCGCCTACCGGAAGGCCGAGATGGACCAGGGCGGTGAGGTCCTCTCGATCCCGGCCGCCGGTGGCACCCCGACCACGCTCCTGCGCCACCCGTCGGGCCCCTCCGCCCCGGTCGAGAGCACTTTCTTTTCCCCGAAGGTCGACTACGTGGACGGGCGTTTCTTCATCTCCACGTACCGACTGTTGGCCCAGGACACGGAGGAGAAGCTCCTGATGGCCTTCGGTAAGTGA
- a CDS encoding outer membrane protein assembly factor BamB family protein produces MSIPPPPSQPPSGGFGAPVPPSGPAAPQAGPPQQQPPAAYGYPQTGPGYGYPETGPGYGYPQQPGTPSPYGAPGAPVPAPHPPAPAAGNAKRTQLTIVGAAVLAIALIVGGGLWYTSGDGGGNEADGNPSASPGNDKPQDYVPGTEKVPGNPKSKPLLNLPSPVPTDVASVAGSWLTDSTYVKTDLAKVVGYNLVDGGKKWELPFPGEVCGATKHVSENKTAVIFKPTQPTPENRAVPCSEVGVIDLESGKLVWSGNAKSATGGDRPVAFSAVTLSGKTVAAAGVSGGGAAWSLTDGKSLWLPKVDAEGCRDVGYGGGEALAAIRKCGQSPNYTLYGQLLDPTTGAPTASYKLSQGIEDANIVATKPLIVAANVGKTAKNGAGVSDLFVLDPKGELKARIPLASGDFGAKCGSEVEECSNMVVGNGKLYLPSYEHQGQVSGGRTNELLSFDLETGKQTTDRADAGERFTMSPLRMDGSNIIAYKFPPYDKGGQIVSIDGRTMKETVLMVNPEDKANHRIETSFSFDHSEYRFRNGKFFISRTIASKPWGESADQDYLFASYSAS; encoded by the coding sequence ATGAGCATCCCGCCGCCCCCCAGCCAGCCGCCGTCCGGCGGCTTCGGCGCGCCCGTGCCGCCGTCCGGCCCGGCCGCGCCGCAGGCCGGGCCCCCGCAGCAGCAACCGCCGGCCGCGTACGGGTACCCGCAGACCGGACCCGGCTACGGCTACCCGGAGACCGGGCCCGGCTACGGCTACCCGCAGCAGCCCGGCACCCCGTCGCCCTACGGGGCCCCCGGCGCCCCCGTGCCCGCCCCGCACCCCCCGGCCCCGGCCGCCGGCAACGCCAAGCGCACCCAGCTGACGATCGTCGGCGCGGCCGTCCTGGCCATCGCCCTCATCGTCGGCGGCGGCCTCTGGTACACCTCCGGCGACGGCGGCGGCAACGAGGCCGACGGCAACCCGAGCGCCTCCCCGGGCAACGACAAGCCCCAGGACTACGTGCCCGGCACCGAGAAGGTGCCCGGCAACCCGAAGTCGAAGCCGCTGCTCAACCTGCCGAGCCCGGTCCCGACCGACGTCGCCTCCGTCGCCGGCTCCTGGCTGACCGACTCCACCTACGTCAAGACCGATCTGGCGAAGGTCGTCGGCTACAACCTCGTCGACGGCGGCAAGAAGTGGGAGCTGCCCTTCCCCGGCGAAGTCTGCGGCGCGACCAAGCACGTCAGCGAGAACAAGACCGCCGTCATCTTCAAGCCCACCCAGCCGACGCCCGAGAACAGGGCCGTCCCGTGTTCCGAGGTCGGTGTCATCGACCTGGAGAGCGGCAAGCTCGTCTGGTCCGGCAACGCCAAGAGCGCCACCGGCGGCGACAGGCCCGTCGCGTTCTCCGCCGTCACCCTCAGCGGCAAGACGGTCGCCGCGGCCGGCGTCTCCGGGGGCGGCGCCGCCTGGAGCCTCACCGACGGCAAGTCCCTGTGGCTGCCCAAGGTCGACGCAGAAGGCTGCCGCGACGTCGGCTACGGCGGCGGCGAGGCCCTCGCCGCCATCCGCAAGTGCGGCCAGAGCCCCAACTACACGCTGTACGGGCAGCTCCTCGACCCGACCACCGGCGCGCCCACGGCCTCGTACAAGCTCTCCCAGGGCATCGAGGACGCGAACATCGTCGCCACCAAGCCCCTGATCGTGGCCGCCAACGTCGGCAAGACCGCGAAGAACGGCGCGGGCGTCAGCGACCTCTTCGTCCTCGACCCCAAGGGCGAGCTGAAGGCCCGCATCCCGCTCGCCTCCGGAGACTTCGGCGCCAAGTGCGGATCCGAGGTCGAGGAGTGCTCGAACATGGTGGTCGGCAACGGCAAGCTCTACCTGCCGTCGTACGAGCACCAGGGCCAGGTCTCCGGCGGCCGTACCAACGAACTGCTCTCCTTCGACCTGGAGACCGGCAAGCAGACCACCGACCGTGCCGACGCGGGCGAGCGGTTCACGATGTCCCCGCTGCGCATGGACGGGTCGAACATCATCGCCTACAAGTTCCCCCCGTACGACAAGGGCGGTCAGATCGTCAGCATCGACGGCAGGACGATGAAGGAGACCGTCCTCATGGTGAACCCGGAGGACAAGGCGAACCACCGAATCGAGACCAGCTTCTCGTTCGACCACTCCGAGTACCGCTTCCGCAACGGCAAGTTCTTCATCTCGCGCACGATCGCCTCCAAGCCGTGGGGGGAGAGCGCCGACCAGGACTACCTCTTCGCCTCCTACAGCGCGAGCTGA
- a CDS encoding response regulator transcription factor, which yields MGVRVVVVDEHRLLAEALASALKLRGHRVLAAAAPTAGAAELVISRAPEVCLLGTATPAEPGVFEPVVRIKRERPQIAVVVLGPVPSPRGIAAAFAAGASGYVRQDERIEGVERALAKARAGEVAIAPQLLQGAFAELLNPAAQPDDEGSRLLRLLTPREVEVLVRVAEGEDTRLIAAGMEIAPSTARTHVQRVLMKLGVGSRLEAAALAARTGLLDRALPTPPSAAARG from the coding sequence ATGGGCGTACGGGTCGTCGTGGTCGACGAGCACCGGCTGCTGGCCGAGGCGCTCGCCTCTGCCCTGAAGCTGCGCGGGCACCGGGTACTGGCAGCCGCGGCGCCGACGGCGGGCGCCGCCGAGCTGGTCATCAGCCGCGCTCCGGAGGTCTGCCTGCTCGGCACCGCCACCCCCGCCGAGCCCGGGGTCTTCGAGCCCGTCGTCCGCATCAAGCGGGAGCGCCCGCAGATCGCCGTGGTCGTGCTCGGCCCGGTGCCCAGCCCGCGCGGGATCGCGGCCGCCTTTGCCGCCGGCGCCTCGGGGTACGTACGGCAGGACGAGCGCATCGAGGGCGTGGAGCGGGCGCTGGCCAAGGCCAGGGCGGGGGAGGTGGCGATCGCCCCGCAACTGTTGCAGGGGGCCTTCGCCGAGCTCCTGAACCCCGCCGCCCAGCCCGACGACGAGGGGAGCCGGCTGCTGCGGCTGCTCACCCCGCGCGAGGTGGAGGTGCTCGTCCGGGTCGCCGAGGGCGAGGACACCCGGCTGATCGCCGCGGGCATGGAGATCGCCCCGAGCACCGCCCGTACGCACGTGCAGCGGGTGCTGATGAAGCTGGGTGTGGGATCCAGGCTGGAGGCGGCCGCGCTGGCCGCCCGCACCGGTCTGCTGGACCGGGCGCTGCCCACGCCGCCGTCCGCCGCCGCGCGCGGCTGA
- the galE gene encoding UDP-glucose 4-epimerase GalE, which produces MSKYLVTGGAGYVGSVVAAHLLEAGHEVTVLDDLSTGFRAGVPEGATFIEGRIQDAARYVDGSFEAVLHFAASSQVGESVVNPGKYWENNVGGTLALLAAMRGAGVRKLVFSSTAATYGEPTEGLLTEASVTAPTNPYGASKLAVDHMIAGECVAHGLAAVSLRYFNVAGAYGQFGERHTPETHLIPLVLQVALGERESISVFGEDYPTPDGTCVRDYIHVADLAEAHLAALRAATGGEHLICNLGNGNGFSVREVVETVRKVTGREIPEVVAPRRAGDPAMLVASARTAHERLGWTPSRSDLTGIITDAWNFARTHTS; this is translated from the coding sequence GTGAGCAAGTACCTGGTAACCGGTGGCGCCGGATACGTCGGCAGCGTGGTCGCGGCCCACCTTCTGGAGGCCGGCCACGAGGTCACCGTCCTCGACGACCTGAGCACGGGCTTCCGCGCGGGGGTCCCGGAGGGCGCCACCTTCATCGAGGGCCGCATCCAGGACGCGGCCCGGTACGTGGACGGCTCCTTCGAGGCGGTGCTGCACTTCGCGGCCTCCTCGCAGGTCGGCGAGTCCGTGGTGAACCCGGGCAAGTACTGGGAGAACAACGTCGGCGGGACGCTGGCCCTGCTGGCCGCGATGCGCGGGGCGGGCGTGCGCAAGCTGGTGTTCTCCTCCACCGCCGCCACCTACGGGGAGCCGACGGAGGGCCTGCTGACGGAGGCCTCGGTGACCGCACCGACCAATCCGTACGGTGCCTCGAAGCTGGCCGTCGACCACATGATCGCGGGGGAGTGCGTGGCGCACGGCCTGGCCGCGGTGTCGCTGCGCTACTTCAACGTGGCCGGCGCCTACGGGCAGTTCGGTGAGCGCCACACCCCCGAGACGCACCTGATCCCGCTGGTCCTCCAGGTCGCCCTGGGCGAGCGGGAGTCGATCTCGGTGTTCGGCGAGGACTACCCGACCCCGGACGGCACCTGCGTGCGCGACTACATCCACGTCGCCGACCTCGCGGAGGCCCACCTGGCCGCCCTGCGGGCCGCCACCGGCGGGGAGCACCTGATCTGCAACCTGGGCAACGGCAACGGGTTCTCGGTCCGCGAGGTCGTCGAGACCGTCCGCAAGGTCACCGGCCGGGAGATCCCCGAGGTGGTCGCCCCGCGCCGGGCCGGCGACCCGGCGATGCTCGTCGCCTCCGCGCGCACGGCCCACGAGCGCCTCGGCTGGACCCCGAGCCGCTCGGACCTCACGGGGATCATCACGGACGCGTGGAACTTCGCGCGTACGCACACCTCCTGA
- a CDS encoding response regulator transcription factor codes for MVRIRVLVVDDHRIFAESLAAALAAEPDVDVSAAGSGPAALRCLERAAAEGRRFDVLLVDADLGAVPGAVPAQRESGSGPPMPPASDGIALVAGVRVSHPGVRTVVLAERDDPRRAALALQAGASGWVAKDCSLSRLLAVIRGVLREETHLPPALLTGVLRELTAARKHRTDSERLVESLTPREHEVLRCMVAGLGRKDVAARLFLSPHTVRTHMQNVLGKLGVHSTLAAVALARRAGVRPADLAGDVVERSGQLA; via the coding sequence GTGGTTCGTATCCGGGTTCTCGTCGTCGACGATCACCGCATCTTCGCCGAATCGCTCGCAGCCGCGCTCGCGGCCGAGCCGGACGTGGACGTGTCCGCGGCCGGCAGCGGCCCCGCCGCGCTGCGCTGCCTCGAACGGGCGGCGGCCGAGGGCCGCCGCTTCGACGTCCTGCTGGTCGACGCCGATCTCGGCGCGGTCCCGGGGGCCGTGCCCGCCCAGCGGGAGTCCGGCTCCGGGCCACCGATGCCGCCCGCCTCGGACGGGATCGCGCTGGTCGCAGGGGTGCGGGTGTCCCACCCCGGGGTCCGCACCGTCGTGCTCGCCGAGCGCGACGACCCCCGCCGGGCCGCCCTCGCGCTCCAGGCGGGAGCCTCCGGCTGGGTGGCGAAGGACTGTTCGCTCTCCCGGCTGCTGGCCGTGATCCGCGGGGTCCTTCGCGAGGAGACCCATCTGCCCCCCGCACTGCTCACCGGGGTGCTCCGGGAACTGACCGCGGCGCGCAAGCACCGTACGGACAGCGAGCGGCTGGTGGAATCGCTGACCCCGCGGGAACACGAGGTGCTGCGCTGCATGGTGGCGGGGCTGGGCCGCAAGGACGTGGCGGCGCGGTTGTTCCTGTCCCCGCACACGGTCCGCACCCACATGCAGAACGTGCTGGGCAAGCTCGGGGTGCACTCCACGCTGGCCGCCGTGGCACTGGCCCGACGGGCCGGCGTCCGGCCGGCCGACCTAGCCGGGGATGTTGTCGAACGGAGCGGTCAACTGGCGTAG
- a CDS encoding MarR family winged helix-turn-helix transcriptional regulator yields MEDEVDRLVAAWRRERPDLDVEPLEVLSRVSRLARHLDRARRLAFSEHGLEPWEFDVLTSLRRAGAPYQLSPGQLLTQTLVTSGTMTNRIDRLAKKGLVERLPDPSDRRGVLVRLTPEGRDRADQALAGLLAQERAILAQLSQGQRGNLAGLLRQLTAPFDNIPG; encoded by the coding sequence ATGGAGGACGAGGTCGACCGACTGGTGGCGGCATGGCGGCGGGAGCGCCCTGACCTCGACGTGGAACCGCTCGAGGTGCTGAGCCGCGTCAGCAGGCTCGCGCGCCATCTCGACCGGGCCCGCAGGCTGGCCTTCTCCGAGCACGGCCTGGAGCCCTGGGAGTTCGACGTCCTGACGTCGCTGCGCCGCGCCGGCGCGCCCTACCAGCTCTCCCCCGGCCAGCTGTTGACCCAGACCCTGGTCACTTCCGGCACCATGACCAACCGCATCGACCGGCTGGCCAAGAAGGGCCTCGTCGAACGCCTCCCGGACCCCAGCGACCGCCGGGGGGTCCTGGTGCGGCTCACCCCCGAGGGCCGGGACCGCGCCGACCAGGCCCTCGCCGGGCTGCTGGCCCAGGAACGGGCGATCCTGGCCCAGCTCTCGCAGGGTCAGCGCGGCAACCTCGCCGGGCTGCTACGCCAGTTGACCGCTCCGTTCGACAACATCCCCGGCTAG
- a CDS encoding trans-aconitate 2-methyltransferase: protein MYSDTARAGTPTSTAPSAPTWDPQQYLRHSGHRTRPFLDLLTRIPELPQRPARIADLGCGPGNVTTLLAERWPEARITGFDLSPEMLHLATAEHAGPTPGGGDLDFRHGDLASWLPEEPYDLIVSNAALQWVPGHPGSFGAWINGLRPGGTFAFQIPGNFTAPSHALLAQQCDTPRWRARLAGHGARYIHLLEPAEYLARFTELGCAADIWETTYYQLLQGPDPVLDWVKGTALRPVLTALGDDRDAVDAFLTEYRDRLRAAYPTGPRGTVFPFRRIFAVARKEA from the coding sequence ATGTATTCCGATACCGCGCGCGCCGGGACCCCCACGTCCACCGCGCCCTCCGCCCCCACCTGGGACCCCCAGCAGTACCTCCGGCACTCGGGCCACCGCACACGGCCCTTCCTCGACCTGCTCACCCGCATACCCGAGCTCCCCCAGCGCCCCGCCCGCATCGCCGACCTCGGCTGCGGCCCCGGCAACGTCACCACCCTCCTCGCCGAGCGCTGGCCCGAGGCCCGCATCACCGGCTTCGACCTCTCCCCGGAGATGCTCCACCTGGCCACCGCGGAGCACGCCGGGCCCACCCCCGGCGGCGGCGACCTCGACTTCCGCCACGGGGACCTCGCCAGCTGGCTCCCCGAGGAGCCTTACGACCTGATCGTCTCCAACGCCGCCCTGCAGTGGGTCCCGGGCCACCCCGGCTCCTTCGGCGCCTGGATCAACGGCCTGCGCCCCGGCGGCACCTTTGCCTTCCAGATCCCCGGCAACTTCACGGCCCCCAGCCACGCCCTGCTCGCGCAGCAGTGCGACACCCCGCGCTGGCGGGCCCGGCTCGCCGGTCACGGCGCCCGCTACATCCATCTCCTCGAACCCGCCGAATACCTCGCTCGGTTCACCGAGCTCGGCTGCGCCGCCGACATCTGGGAGACCACCTACTACCAACTGCTCCAGGGCCCCGACCCCGTGCTCGACTGGGTCAAGGGCACCGCCCTGCGGCCCGTCCTCACCGCCCTCGGCGACGACCGCGACGCCGTGGACGCCTTCCTCACCGAATACCGTGACCGGCTGCGCGCGGCCTATCCGACGGGCCCGCGCGGCACCGTCTTCCCCTTCCGCCGCATCTTCGCCGTGGCCCGCAAGGAGGCATGA
- a CDS encoding VOC family protein yields the protein MLTAVDHVQLAAPPDSEDRLRAYYTDVLGMTEIPKPPVLAARGGCWFAAGPVQLHLGVEEDFRPARKAHPGLRVTDIEAYAIRLQERGAEVVWDDDLPGHRRFYSEDPVGNRLEFLERHHPEPAAPEPCA from the coding sequence ATGTTGACCGCAGTCGACCACGTGCAACTCGCCGCGCCGCCGGACTCGGAGGACCGGCTCCGCGCGTACTACACGGACGTCCTCGGCATGACCGAGATCCCCAAGCCGCCGGTCCTCGCCGCCCGTGGGGGGTGCTGGTTCGCCGCCGGGCCCGTCCAGCTGCACCTCGGCGTGGAGGAAGACTTCCGACCCGCCCGCAAGGCCCACCCGGGGCTACGGGTGACCGACATCGAGGCGTACGCGATCAGACTGCAGGAGCGGGGGGCCGAGGTGGTCTGGGACGACGACCTACCGGGCCACCGCCGCTTCTATTCCGAGGACCCCGTCGGCAACCGGCTCGAATTCCTGGAACGGCACCACCCGGAACCGGCAGCGCCGGAGCCCTGCGCATAA
- a CDS encoding TetR family transcriptional regulator, which translates to MMGGVAIDGSNSSSDKPRRGRRVRMTGAERRQQLLDIGRTLFAEKGFEGTSVEEIAAKAGVSKPVVYEHFGGKEGLYAVVVDREMRQLLDGVTGALTAGHPRELLEQAAFALLDYIESYTDGFRILVRDSPVAQSTGTFASLISDIATQVEDILGLEFKARGFDPKLAPLYAQALVGMVALTGQWWLDVRKPKKAEVAAHLVNLAWHGLDGLESKPQLVGRRKN; encoded by the coding sequence ATGATGGGGGGCGTGGCGATCGACGGCAGCAACTCCAGCAGTGACAAGCCCAGGCGCGGCCGCCGGGTCCGGATGACGGGCGCGGAGCGGCGTCAACAGCTGCTGGACATCGGCCGGACGCTGTTCGCGGAGAAGGGCTTCGAGGGCACCTCGGTGGAGGAGATCGCGGCGAAGGCCGGGGTGTCCAAGCCGGTGGTGTACGAGCACTTCGGCGGCAAGGAGGGCCTGTACGCGGTCGTCGTGGACCGGGAGATGCGCCAGCTGCTGGACGGGGTGACGGGCGCGCTGACGGCCGGGCACCCGCGGGAGCTGCTGGAGCAGGCGGCGTTCGCGCTGCTGGACTACATCGAGTCGTACACGGACGGTTTCCGGATCCTCGTGCGGGATTCCCCGGTCGCCCAGTCGACCGGCACCTTCGCCTCGCTGATCAGTGACATCGCCACGCAGGTCGAGGACATCCTGGGGCTGGAGTTCAAGGCGCGGGGCTTTGACCCCAAGCTGGCCCCGCTGTACGCGCAGGCGCTGGTCGGGATGGTGGCGTTGACCGGGCAGTGGTGGTTGGACGTGCGCAAGCCCAAGAAGGCGGAGGTGGCGGCGCACCTGGTGAACCTGGCCTGGCACGGGTTGGACGGGCTGGAGTCGAAGCCGCAGCTGGTGGGCCGGCGCAAGAACTGA